The genomic region ATCTGGGGTAATAAACTGTTTTACCGGTAGATGTTTTTTAGAAGGTTGTAGGTATTGACCGATAGTTATCACATCCACTTCTGCTTTTCTAAGGTCGTGCAGGGTTTCAATAACTTCTTCTTCCTTTTCGCCTAAACCAAGCATGATTCCAGATTTCGTTCTTTTAATTCCTTGGTTTTTTAAATATTGTAAAACAGCTAAACTACGGTCGTATTTAGCTTGAATCCTCACTTCCCGCGTTAATCTTTTTACTGTTTCCATATTGTGGGAAACTACTTCTGGAGCCACTTCCACAATACGGTCTAAATTGCGTTCTACTCCTTGAAAATCGGGAATAAGGGTTTCGAGTGTCGTTTCTGGATTCATTCTGCGGATGGACTTTACAGTTTCCGCCCAAATAATGGATCCCATATCCTTAAGATCGTCCCTGTCTACGGAAGTAATAACGGCATGTTTAATGCTCATTATTTTAATGGAACGTGCTACCTTTTCTGGTTCTTCCCAATCTACAGTCTCGGGTCTTCCCGTTTTTACACCGCAAAAACCACAAGATCGGGTACATACATTTCCTAAAATCATAAACGTAGCGGTCCCTTCACCCCAGCATTCCCCCATATTCGGGCAACTACCAGAGGTGCAAATAGTGTGTAGATTGTATTTATCTACCAATCCTCTTAATTCGGTATATTTTTTTCCGGTCGGCAGTTTTACTCTAAGCCATTTTGGCTTTCCTTTTTTAGGAGGAGCAATGCTGCCGGCAGTATCTATACT from Galbibacter sp. BG1 harbors:
- the lipA gene encoding lipoyl synthase, yielding MSIDTAGSIAPPKKGKPKWLRVKLPTGKKYTELRGLVDKYNLHTICTSGSCPNMGECWGEGTATFMILGNVCTRSCGFCGVKTGRPETVDWEEPEKVARSIKIMSIKHAVITSVDRDDLKDMGSIIWAETVKSIRRMNPETTLETLIPDFQGVERNLDRIVEVAPEVVSHNMETVKRLTREVRIQAKYDRSLAVLQYLKNQGIKRTKSGIMLGLGEKEEEVIETLHDLRKAEVDVITIGQYLQPSKKHLPVKQFITPDQFKKYEEIGLDLGFRHVESGALVRSSYKAHKHIE